The sequence TACATACTGGTGACATTTACGTACATGCGCTGAGGGTTACTGACAAACCATACAGCTTACGTCTCTATGTCTTTATGACTTGTGTAAGTGGTGGTAGTTTATGGACGTTCATGCTACGCTGTCTGCAACACAATATCATAAGTCTTACATAATCTTTGACAGTTATGTTCAAGACTGTTTTTCAAGTGGTTATCCCGCATTCTCCACCCACAGTGCTACTGCAACACTACCATTATATAGAACACGGTTCAATCGTGACATTTCAACAACAAGGCGTCTCACCTGCGCCGCCTAATAAGAGGAAACGGTACTGCAGCGTGAACCCATCGTTACTTGTTGAACACCTCTCCTCTGAGTTAGTAATCATAATAGCTACTATCACAATGAAGAATGAATAGGTGTGATACTAGGTCCATACGTGATCAGAGGATCGAACAAGAGATATGAAGGACAAATATCAGGCTATAAGACTGCTTATACAACTATCCAAACTTCAAGGTCATTTGGGAGCCGTCCCCGTTAGGAACAAGAAAACCCTTGTCAATGAGGTCCTCCACAAACTCGAACTCGATGATTTTATCTTCGAGGCCTTTTGGGACCACACCTCGCGACAGTGACCACGCCAAAAGTGCCTTGGAGGTTGCGGACATGTCCTGTAAGCAGTATAAAAAGGTACACATGTCAATATGGATACGCTTTTTTATAACttgtctacatctacatctacattggAGTACCCCCAAATAGCCCCGCATGGGGCattgtaggggggggggggtgaggtcccgggttagggcggcaCGGAAtcactcaacgttgggagcacttacaaccgtgccaggcagggcgttCCACTCAGGAATTGTGCGTGGAAAAAAAGagttgtcgttgttgttgttgctgtgaGCTATTTTGTCCCCTTTCTTTCACGAAAAGGGGAAAAGTATAAAGTCCGACATAAGGCCTAAGAACACGCCAAAAATAGTCGACCCCGttcttggagagtagaaatGTATGGAGGTCTTGTTTTCGGTGTAAAGAATTTCACAAAACCATTTTACGGAAATAGATATGAAATCTTTGATATGAAATCTTTGATTTCTTATTTGATTTACGATTACGTCTGACGCTATTGTGTAGATTTAAACTGCAGTGCAGCTTAGTGACTGTAGACATACGTAATGATGTTCTGAATCAACAAACGACCAGCATATGAGTATCAATACATAGATTAATATTTTTATCAGTTCTATAAGGAAaggatgaaatgaaaaaaaatgatgcataCCTAAATATCTATCACTTAAAGACAACTTTCTTATGAAATAGACTCTATCTTCTGACGCAGAATCACACAAATTGTATATTGTGTTTCTGTACTGCAGTTTGTTTGTGTTCTGCAAGAGGACGCTTACCGTCAAGGGTAGATGTCTTAATGTTGTGATTACTACCAAGCAATGCATATATCAAGATATGTACGATGTACCTCGTCATCTGCAACGACGATGCACCTAGCGAGGATCTGTGAGACCAGCTGGTCCTGTACTATCTGATACAGCATGTGTTGGGGGAACAGGACGAAGCCAACTGTGTATACAAACGGAAAGAAAAATGTTGAGTGTCTAACGGCATAACGATTTAGCATGAGCGGAACCAAaacgttaacgctagttcaccaagCTTACGTTATATTCGCTGTATGAAGAATATAGGGTATTTAAAGATATCAAGTCGGCGGCCGGttctttcaaattgcaatattttgacattATTTCAGTTTTAAATCACCTCCTTGACATACCTAAATATCccattttttaaacaatataTATAGTTTACCCATAGATAAAGATATGCTAGCGTTTCAGGTGCTCTGAAAGTGCTTTATATTCCGTTTAACAAGGTATTGTGTTGCTTCCGGTGTGTCTGTCGGTATATCTGTATATCCCCCTCCATATGCTAGGCATCTCATTACAGAGGGACAGGAAGCGGAGTTTAGAGTTGGTGGAATCAGCTATTTATCAACCTTGTGACACAAGCACGAGGATGTACTTATTTGGTCTCcctgtttgtgtttttgaagttacatattttccatatgctagtcGCCTTCACCGTACAGTGAATGATAAACGCATGTAATGTCAATCAAAAACTTGATTACAACATTATCAACTGGACTATGTTATAATACAACTACAATATGTTATAATTTTGCACAAGGCATACAGGAAATATTTCACAAAGGCGTGAGATCTTGGAACTCTTGTTTCGcaccatacatgtagcaaatTATGTTATAACAATGACTGGACATTTATGCTattttaaagacattacataCTGGCATTCCAAAGCAGTCCGAAAAGTCCTAGCTCCTCCTCCTTGCGACACAGGCTAGCCAGAAACACGTCGTATGTTCCAGTAGTGTTGGCTCGTATGAACAGGTAGTACCTAAGGGGATAGGGTTTGTCTTATTGGAACAGTCTGGTTATGTTTAACGTTACTTATTTCTGTCATCTGATATTAACAAGTTGATCACGTGTACAAAATAATTTTTCCTAGGCATACCAGGCAtgtaaagcaaacaaacaaacaaacaaacaaacaaacaaatgaacaagcaTTCTAACGTCTCCAGTGTTAAAGAACAACATGCCATTACCTGTAGAAGAGACGTTTAGACCCCTCATGGCTGCCTCCCTTGTACACGTGCACTTCTCCGTTACAGCACATCCTCTTCACTAGCTCAAGCCGAGCCTGTGTAGGAAAACCGCATGACTACGTAGCTACAGGTACCATATACTTAGCCTTTGAGACATTGTATGTGAGTATAGTATCtccttccattgccttttacGTCCCAGATtacaactgaagtcaggtacccattgaTTTATCATTGTTGCCTtccattgtaccatgtacacatgtcgtgcaataaagttcattatcatatagccaggggacgtgggccaatcagaaggccccatttcatgctggttatgacgccgtaacagccgtgcattataTTTTTGATTATCGCACGTGTGCATTAAAAACTTTTAAtagaaagtttaaaccaatcagaaggacagacaaacaggacgctggccaatcagaatgagatatccaggaatcgtccatctgccaagataggggtataagtacaggcatggcaggggggatggctccctctattaacatcggtagtgcgtgtttctttgtccaaagaaaacatttgccgtcttaaaacaacattgaattacctataatacttaagacaataaaatctatttcaagtcatgtccaatttaaactgcaattggaaaataaaattatttgcacccccgcccattcaagttcagacgacaataacaccacggtccgccattgagtagcggtcatgacgctggaggaccaaaatgctaccgttcttcggagaagtcgtgtctgagttcgtagtgaacgagattctcaagagctgtgaagcacagggatcccggaatgcctcaggaaagccggcagagatttagcggctcctcataaaaccacctcgttcgcttcgctcactcgatggttttattcagtggttatagcaaaaggaccaggcgttatgacaccatatacacctcggggcgggtcattaacccttaattctttctttcattcattcatccattcatcaatacacctgggtggagtgaggaaaacTGTATTTCCCAAGGACGAAATGTTtagccaggaatgccagaaATAAATAGAATGAAATACGGTTTCTACATTTGTTGTTAAAATGTACATTAACGTCTTCTTTCAATTCAAGACAGGCATCGTCCAAGTCGCCGACAAGACCCGCAAGGTGCTCCCTCCTGACGTCTGTGTATGTGTGGATCCTGAAGTCCTTGGAGAGGGACTGCCACCCGTGAGACTGTAGGGTCTGAGTGTCAAGATATGggaacaaaataaacacatcatCACTAACGCTCATGCCAATCACTTAAGAAGAGCCtcgattataaaaaaaaaagactgtccATACCTTTTTTAACAGTTGCCGTTCATTTTCGGAGAATCTCTTAATCTTGCCAGACAGCGACACCTCTTTGGCCACGGTGACAGGCCGGCACACTGCCATGTCAGTCGATAAAATGTTAGCATTCAAAGGATGGTAGGGAAGCGTACATAAAGACAGTGGCCTATCTCCAGTTTCTATGAAACAGGAACTGAAACTACCGCAGTGAAGGCGAAACCATCGGGAATATCTCCCCTTCTTGGATTGCCTTGGCACTTGGCAGTGCGCCAGTTTACCGCGTGGTTTCTATGATGGGATGTCATACACAGCCATAGCTACTACGTCATATATACGCTGTAGAAATGaattatatgtttgtgtgtgtgtgtgtgtgtgtgtgtgtgtgtgtgtgtgtgtgtgtgtgtgtgtgtgcgtgtgcgtgtgcgtttgtgtgcgGGTGGCTTTTATTTGTGCGAAGTTATGTTGgatgtctgtgtgcgtgtgttactgtgtgtgtgtgcatgtgtgtgcatgcgtgtgtgtgcgtgtgtggggGGTTTATTTGTGCGAAGTTATGTTGGATatctgtgtgtgcgcgcgcgcgcgcgtgcgtgtgtgtgtgtgcacgcgtaTGTGTAgccatgtgtgcgtgtgtaggAGTATATACAAAACGCCCATGCACAATCTAAAGTCAGTGTCCCATACAACACCCATCACCGGAACGTTATAGTACCTCACCCATCCGGACTTTCTACTGAACAAAAATTACCACACTTACAAGAAAAAGTTATTTCCCCATAGTTTCGTTCCTGTTCACATTGTATGTGGAGGTATAAGAATTTCCAAGATGTCGACGTCAGTTGctaaaaatagacaaaaatctCGTCTGGTTTCGCATACAGGTTCGATCACGTGATCTGACGACACACAAAAATGAGTCAT comes from Branchiostoma floridae strain S238N-H82 chromosome 19, Bfl_VNyyK, whole genome shotgun sequence and encodes:
- the LOC118406605 gene encoding uncharacterized protein LOC118406605 isoform X1, whose translation is MAVCRPVTVAKEVSLSGKIKRFSENERQLLKKTLQSHGWQSLSKDFRIHTYTDVRREHLAGLVGDLDDACLELKEDVNARLELVKRMCCNGEVHVYKGGSHEGSKRLFYRYYLFIRANTTGTYDVFLASLCRKEEELGLFGLLWNAIGFVLFPQHMLYQIVQDQLVSQILARCIVVADDEDMSATSKALLAWSLSRGAVPKGLEDKIIEFEFVEDLIDKGFLVPNGDGSQMTLNFVQ
- the LOC118406605 gene encoding uncharacterized protein LOC118406605 isoform X2 yields the protein MAVCRPVTVAKEVSLSGKIKRFSENERQLLKKTLQSHGWQSLSKDFRIHTYTDVRREHLAGLVGDLDDACLELKEDVNARLELVKRMCCNGEVHVYKGGSHEGSKRLFYRYYLFIRANTTGTYDVFLASLCRKEEELGLFGLLWNAIGFVLFPQHMLYQIVQDQLVSQILARCIVVADDEDMSATSKALLAWSLSRGVVPKGLEDKIIEFEFVEDLIDKGFLVPNGDGSQMTLKFG